Part of the Triticum urartu cultivar G1812 chromosome 2, Tu2.1, whole genome shotgun sequence genome, AGTGTGGGCTATCCATGGCAGAGACCGTTAGTCGGAACCACCTCATGAATGGCATCACAAAGACTCAAGAGCATGATGAAGGTGTTGCATTgtcaaaaaaaagaaaagaagaaggaTGAAGGTGTTGATACTCCAGTTAGGCATTTGTGCTCCAAGAGAGCTTCACGGACAGAAATGCAAGTGTAGATGGCAGGAGTGATGCTGAAGCGAGAAAAACGTGTTTGCAGGGCCTTCATCCTCAGCGTCGGTGAGCAGCAAACCTCCGCTGAGTAGCAAATATGGGAAAGTTCTGATCTGATAGTGTCTCTGTTTACTCCTGATTTACTTACATATATATCTTTGTTGTTACGTTCATATTTGGGCATTGCAAGAGGCAGCATTTTGTCATCAGTAAGGGAGTTGCACACCTAGCTAGCATAGCAGGAAACAACATTCCTACGGCCAAAAAATATATATGCGGTTCCGTAGCCGTATGATTAGAGCATCATCGACCGTGCtcaacaacagcagcaacaaaAAATAGTGAAGCGAGCATTGGAAATAATGGGTAGGGAGGAAAGATGATGATCATGCCGGCCAGCATGAATATGTGTTGAAAGAGCTTAGGTAGCGGGCAAAGGCCATACGAGTAGATTATAGTCAAACAAGAAACATAGGCTTACAAGCCGATGTAAGATGGATAGACTGTCCAAAAGATAAAACTAGTAGCTAAGCTATATGTATGATGACTAATACAATCCTCATGACAAGCTAGTCTCTTCGTCCCATAATATAATAACATTAATATAAAAGCGTTTTTGATACTAGTGCAGTGTCAACTAATATGCCGTGGAAGAGGTGGATTCAACTAGTAACTTTGTCCCACCAGTCGGCAACAGACTTTTTTGGTGGAGCAAACACGAGCAAGCCGATGCCAACTCCAGTCAAAAGGCCAGACGTACATGCCCCCAGATACTTGTAGTAAGTATTGCGTCTTTCATGGCGTCGACAGAAACGCCTGCAAAACAATACAATACAAAAAAAATATACGGATGAGATGGAATATATAACATGGAATATATAACATTGATGAATTGGATTTGTAGCTTAACGAAAGAGACCAAATAGATAGTACTAAGACTAAGCTGCAAAAACGTCCTAGAAGAGTCGTAGTTAGGATTATGGAAACAATACAAGTACTTCCTTCGtcctaaaattctgaaattcttaTCTTAGATTTAtttagatacggatgtatctaataaattttgtcttagatttgtctaaatacatATATATCAAGTCatgttttagtattagatacatctgtatttagacgaatctaagacaagaattttgggacatATAACGAACAATATGAGACAAGATAGTTACCAGATTGGGTCTTGGGGTCTAGGGTTGATTTGCGAGGAGAGGCGCTGCATGAGAAGCATGTACTTGCGACTCATCCTGCGCGGAACATCGTAGGTGGTAACCAGGCCATGCACCTTGTCGAACAGCTCCTCTTTGGCCTTGTCGATCTGCACCACACGGGCCGCGGCGTCCCTTATCTCCTCCGGGCTGCAGGGCTTGGTGTGGGCCAGCCGCACCCTTGCCGCCGCCACGGGCGCTCGCCGGAGCAGAGCGCCGACGCCGAGGCCGACGCCGAATCTCATCGCCGCCGCCATCGACTTCTTCACTTGATGCCTGATAGATCCTCTCGATCGATTCTACTCCAGTATATATCAGATCAGAGGGAGGCGCCTTCGTTTCCGTCTCCAACACGAAAGCAAGAGGGGATCTCAATCTGGAGATCGATTAGGGGAGctctttttccttttcctttttttagTCTACACGAACACGAAGCTCTTTTTCCCTTGCTCGCTCGCCCCAGGTATATACTCCAGCACAAGGCCCAGCCCACGTACACGGTCCACTTTGGCCGTTTTCAGTCctcccctcaaaaaaaaaaggTGATTCGAGCTCGGGGATGAACCCGTGGGAGGTGGAGGAGAAGCCAAAAGAGTTAAGGGATCTCGGaagaggatctcgacgacatggtggTTGACGATGAGGAGGCGATCACGAAAAGGACGACACGGTGGATGGCCATAGCTCGAGTTCATACGAAAAAAAACCTGTTGCCAGTTTTGGTTCTTTAAGAACATATGAGGGTAGCCTAGGACCTGGACAAGGAGGTGAAGATTCAGCGGACAACTTGTACGCGTTGCAGTTCTCTTGCCTTTGGGATTGGAAGAGAGTGATGCCTTGGACTTTCCGGGGCAATGCTGTCATGTTATGAGTGTGTTCCGGACTTGCGTGCTGTGTGTGGATATCTCCGTCATGTTTTCAAAGAAAATGTGATGATGGAGTACACCCTCCTTCAGCGCTTCTGTTCAAAGAATGCCGGGCGTCTTGGTTTAAGGGGGTTGGTCATCGTCCAAGAGGTGGCAGAGAAGGAGGACGTGGACGTGGACTTGGAAGAAGATCTGGTTGGGCACATGGCCCTACACAAGAGGCTAGTTGCGctgccttgatgacccacaagtatggggaatcaattgtagtcctttcgataagtaagagtgtcgaacccaaacgaggagcagaaggactTGATAAACGTTTTCAACAAGGCTTTTTTCTGTAAGTGCTACAAAATATTAGTAACAAATAGTTTGGTAGCAAGATAATTCATAGCAGGTAATAACACGTAACCAAAgtaacaaggtgcagcaaggtggactAATCATTTTATCGCAAAGGACAAGCCAAAAGTACTTCTTATAGTAAGCAAAGCATTCTTAAAGacacatgggaatttcatctagtcacatTCATCATGATTCATCGACTCCCATTCACTACTTTGATAAATAgttatgtgggtggatcggtgctagGGTGATTGATGAAACTAGTGGAAAACATGGCTATGGTCCCAGTTCCagagggccttttgtcccggttctgaAACTGGGACAAAACAAACGGGACTAATACCCAAAACCTTTCGTCCCGGTTGGCTCCGGGACCAAAGGAGCTCCACGTGGCCACTATGGGGTGCCCAGGCAGgaggacctttagtcccggttggtaacaccaaccgggaccaaaaggtagCCACACGTCAGCAGCTCGCAGGCGCTAgcttttttttgaagggggggggttAGGAGTTTTGGAGGGTTTAGGGGTTTCATATTGTATTAGCGAGCTAACAGAGAGAAGTGACctctctttctccatgcttggtcggCGCTAGCTACTACATATAGAGAGAACTCGAcactagctagtaagcaaatgaaggaaaccattaattacacaagatcatcatgaacatatatagagagaagtgacctctctttctccgtgcttggtcgaacaacaagttttcatatatctatccgacgctactacatatatacaatataacaTCCCTGACATCATCAAGCGCCAAACTCGCATTGAATTTCCGTATGGTATTCTCCCTTTTCATGtatgacgtggtcaagaaagaatcccgccaattcctcttgaattgctcgtatGTGATCATGTGG contains:
- the LOC125534151 gene encoding uncharacterized protein LOC125534151; protein product: MAAAMRFGVGLGVGALLRRAPVAAARVRLAHTKPCSPEEIRDAAARVVQIDKAKEELFDKVHGLVTTYDVPRRMSRKYMLLMQRLSSQINPRPQDPIWRFCRRHERRNTYYKYLGACTSGLLTGVGIGLLVFAPPKKSVADWWDKVTS